In one window of Cololabis saira isolate AMF1-May2022 chromosome 23, fColSai1.1, whole genome shotgun sequence DNA:
- the LOC133423804 gene encoding V-type proton ATPase subunit E 1-like, which yields MALSDADVQKQIKHMMAFIEQEANEKAEEIDAKAEEEFNIEKGRLVQTQRLKIMEYYEKKEKQIEQQKKIQMSNLMNQARLKVLKARDDMISEMQNEARQRLANIAKDPARYQSLLDGLILQGFYQMLEQKVTIRCRKQDVQLVQTSIQKNIPVYKAAVKTNLEVRIDQDNFLSPDVSGGVEIYNGNGKIKVSNTLESRLDLMAQQMMPEIRVALFGANPNRKFLD from the exons ATGGCGCTCAGCGATGCAGACGTACAGAAGCAG ATCAAACACATGATGGCCTTCATTGAACAGGAGGCCAATGAGAAGGCAGAGGAAATTGATGCAAAG GCAGAGGAAGAGTTCAACATTGAGAAGGGCCGTCTGGTCCAGACCCAGAGGCTGAAGATAATGGAGTACTATGAGAAGAAAGAGAAGCAGATTGAGCAACAGAAGAAGAT TCAAATGTCAAACCTGATGAACCAGGCTCGACTGAAGGTGCTGAAGGCTCGCGATGATATGATCTCG GAAATGCAAAACGAGGCTCGCCAGCGGCTTGCAAACATCGCAAAAGACCCAGCAAGGTACCAATCTCTTTTGGATGGACTGATCCTGCAG GGGTTTTATCAGATGCTGGAGCAGAAAGTGACCATCCGCTGCCGTAAACAGGACGTTCAGttggtgcag ACTTCCATCCAGAAGAACATCCCCGTCTACAAAGCAGCTGTGAAGACCAACCTGGAGGTCCGCATTGACCAGGACAACTTCCTCTCCCCAGACGT GTCTGGAGGTGTTGAGATCTACAACGGTAATGGGAAGATTAAAGTGTCCAACACCCTGGAGAGCAGACTGGACCTCATGGCTCAGCAG ATGATGCCCGAAATCCGAGTGGCTCTCTTCGGCGCCAACCCAAACCGCAAGTTTCTGGACTGA
- the LOC133424538 gene encoding probable polypeptide N-acetylgalactosaminyltransferase 8 isoform X1, whose product MRHSWFKGSLVLVVAVSALLYLGSIKREVHIHSQRLQRAHHNESIRGQGMLKRMDKIEDNINRLLNLMEMNDKRGKEAEMKKEKKVVKKLVKKLYPNSYLFIKWGDHLSEEEQKEAEMLFQRYGYNAFLSDRLPLNRDIPDTRPARCAEKNYPDDLPSLSVVLIFLNEALSIIQRAVRSIIDKTPARLLQEIILVDDHSTNADLRDKLDEYIHSINQERPGLVKKLRHSEQLGLTQARLSGWRTAVGDVVAILDAHIEVHVQWAEPLLARIKEDRTVILTPVFDKVGFDDLKITPYDPSAHGFDWAMWCMYVSFKPEWYALKDNSQPGKSPSVMGILVADRKFFGEIGSLDGGMKIYGGENVELGIRVWLCGGSIEVIPCSKVAHIERIHKPYLPDMHAMMKRNGLRVAEVWLDEYKYHVNVAWNLPIQNHGIDIGDVTERKKLKERLKCKPFRWYLDNVYPLLQPTTDLFGYGALINDRAPGKCVDQGPTPGDTPILYGCHFHSSQYCSYHTDGQLHIGAFKSHKQLTDRCVVDPGSGLLPGLYNCKPAQKTRHMLWDFKQEQGHGEMSGGDTRPRRLLQTRRSAVHFSSLEDTARLWGRRATETASLSRTANQQNALVRTYVHFV is encoded by the exons ATGAGGCATAGCTGGTTCAAAGGATCTCTGGTGCTCGTCGTGGCGGTTTCGGCCTTGCTGTACCTCGGCTCCATCAAGAGAGAAGTCCACATCCACTCGCAGAGACTCCAGAGGGCCCATCACAATGAATCCATCAGGGGTCAGGGGATGCTGAAGCGGATGGACAAGATAGAGGACAACATCAACAGGCTGC TAAATCTGATGGAAATGAATGACAAGAGGGGAAAGGAGGCTGAgatgaagaaggagaagaaggtggTGAAGAAGTTGGTGAAGAAGCTGTACCCAAACTCTTATCTGTTCATCAAGTGGGGCGATCATCTGTCTGAAGAGGAGCAAAAAGAAGCCGAGATGTTGTTTCAGAGATACGGATACAACGCTTTCCTCAGCGACCGGCTGCCTCTCAACCGAGACATCCCTGACACGCGGCCCGCCAG ATGTGCAGAGAAAAACTATCCAGATGACTTGCCGTCGCTCAGCGTTGTCTTGATCTTCCTGAACGAAGCTCTTTCGATCATCCAGAGGGCCGTCCGCAGCATCATCGACAAGACTCCTGCTCGGCTGCTGCAGGAAATCATCCTGGTGGACGATCACAGCACCAACG CGGATCTAAGGGATAAACTGGACGAATACATCCACTCCATCAACCAAGAGCGTCCTGGTCTGGTGAAAAAACTGCGGCACTCCGAGCAGCTGGGCCTCACCCAGGCCAGACTGTCAGGGTGGAGGACTGCTGTCGGGGACGTTGTGGCCATCCTGGATGCTCACATAGAAGTCCACGTGCAATG GGCAGAGCCCCTGCTGGCTCGCATCAAGGAGGACCGCACCGTGATCCTGACACCAGTTTTTGACAAGGTCGGCTTTGATGACTTGAAAATCACTCCGTACGACCCTTCTGCTCATGGCTTTGACTGGGCTATGTGGTGCATGTACGTGAGCTTCAAACCCGAGTGGTACGCCTTGAAGGACAACTCTCAGCCTGGCAA GTCTCCCTCCGTCATGGGGATACTTGTTGCTGATCGTAAGTTCTTTGGGGAGATCGGAAGCCTCGATGGCGGGATGAAAATATACGGTGGCGAAAATGTGGAGCTCGGCATCCGG GTGTGGCTGTGTGGAGGCAGCATAGAAGTGATTCCTTGTTCCAAAGTTGCCCACATTGAGCGAATACATAAGCCTTACCTCCCAGACATGCATGCCATGATGAAGCGTAATGGCCTGAGGGTGGCAGAGGTCTGGCTGGATGAATACAAGTACCACGTCAACGTTGCCTGGAACCTTCCCATACAA AATCATGGGATTGACATCGGAGATGTGACGGAGAGAAAGAAGCTCAAGGAGAGGCTGAAGTGCAAGCCCTTTCGGTGGTACCTGGATAATGTTTACCCTTTGCTGCAACCCACGACGGACCTGTTTGGTTACGGAGCT CTGATCAATGACCGGGCTCCGGGTAAGTGTGTGGATCAAGGGCCGACGCCTGGAGACACACCCATCTTATATGGTTGCCACTTCCACAGCTCTCAG TACTGTAGCTACCACACTGATGGACAACTCCACATCGGCGCTTTCAAATCGCACAAACAGTTAACCGACCGCTGCGTGGTGGACCCCGGCTCCGGGCTCCTCCCGGGACTGTACAACTGCAAACCGGCCCAGAAGACACGTCATATGTTATGGGATTTTAAACAG GAACAGGGACACGGAGAGATGTCTGGAGGTGACACGAGGCCAAGACGGCTCCTTCAGACTCGTCGTTCAGCAGTGCACTTCTCAAGTCTGGAAGATACAGCACGTCTTTGGGGGCGACGGGCCACAGAAACGGCGTCTTTGAGCCGCACGGCAAACCAGCAAAATGCACTGGTCAGAACTTATGTCCATTttgtttga
- the LOC133424539 gene encoding adenosine deaminase 2-A-like: MVISLCLALVTYVPLLWLVREADGVPDPVERDLLMRQEASRQTGGLLTLTPAEKRLDAYLHQLKEQEMSAAHFPPALHFFKAKHLIQKSTIFKLLQEMPKGGALHVHSSSMVSAEWLVKNVTYRPNCYICFTWDNSVRFLFSDRQPFPRWDCFYWQLLETLRSRIGDNAGFDNSLIQHLTLFTEDPNGEYPNQNVVWEKFEKAFIAATGLITHAPVLKDYFHQGLEELYADNVMYLEVRSSLCRTYELDGTIHDRIWTLKTFQQTTQNFIKDHPDFLGVRIIVSVNRALTVVEVKAAVKETIQLKKDFPDVIAGFDMVGRESSGSTLWYFREALSLPAQMGVSLPYFFHAGETDDEGTAVDQNILDALLFNTSRIGHGYALAHHPVAKELSRKRNVAVELCPISNQVLKLVSDLRNHPAAVLMSEGHPMVISSDDPSLFGTTGLSYDFYEAFVGIGGLKANLGTLKELAVNSIRYSSMSTALKDAALVSWRKKWDAFISKNS; this comes from the exons ATGGTGATCTCACTCTGCCTGGCTCTGGTCACCTACGTGCCCCTGCTGTGGTTGGTGAGGGAGGCCGATGGGGTGCCCGACCCCGTTGAGAGGGACCTGCTGATGCGTCAGGAGGCGTCCAGGCAGACGGGCGGGCTGTTGACCCTGACCCCCGCCGAGAAGAGGCTGGACGCTTACCTCCACCAGCTGAAGGAGCAGGAGATGTCGGCCGCACACTTCCCCCCGGCTCTTCACTTCTTCAAGGCTAAGCATCTCATCCAGAAGAGTACCATCTTCAAACTGCTGCAGGAGATGCCTAAAG GCGGAGCCCTCCACGTCCACAGCTCGTCTATGGTCAGCGCTGAATGGCTGGTGAAAAATGTCACGTACCGGCCCAACTGCTACATCTGCTTCACGTGGGACAACTCGGTCCGCTTCCTGTTCTCGGACCGCCAGCCCTTCCCACGGTGGGACTGCTTCtactggcagctgctggagactctgaggtccaGGATAGGAGACAACGCAGGCTTTGACAACAG TTTAATCCAGCACCTCACACTGTTTACTGAGGATCCAAATGGTGAATATCCAAACCAGAACGTTGTGTGGGAGAAGTTTGAGAAAGCTTTCATCGCGGCCACCGGGCTGATCACTCACGCGCCGGTGCTGAAGGATTACTTCCACCAGGGCCTGGAGGAGCTTTACGCCGACAACGTCATGTATCTGGAAGTGAGGAGCAGCCTGTGCAGG ACGTACGAGCTGGATGGAACCATCCACGATAGGATCTGGACTCTGAAAACATTTCAACAAACTACACAGAACTTTATAAAAGACCATCCAGACTTTCTCGGTGTCAGGATCATAGTTTCTGTCAACAG GGCGCTGACTGTAGTGGAGGTAAAAGCAGCTGTAAAAGAAACCATCCAGCTCAAGAAGGACTTCCCAGATGTGATTGCAGGATTTGACATG GTTGGCAGGGAGAGCAGCGGGAGCACGCTGTGGTACTTCAGAGAGGCCCTCTCTCTGCCAGCCCAGATGGGAGTATCGCTGCCGTACTTCTTTCACGCAGGAGAGACAG ACGATGAAGGGACCGCAGTGGATCAAAACATCCTGGACGCTCTTCTGTTCAACACATCGCGTATTGGACACGGATACGCGCTGGCACACCATCCCGTCGCCAAAGAGCTCTCCAGAAAGAGAAATGTCGCCGTGGAGCTGTGTCCCATCTCAAACCAG GTGCTGAAGCTGGTGTCTGACCTGAGGAACCATCCTGCAGCCGTGCTGATGTCCGAGGGCCACCCCATGGTGATCAGCTCCGATGACCCGTCTCTGTTTGGGACCACGGGTCTCTCCTACGACTTTTATGAGGCCTTCGTTGGCATCGGGGGCCTGAAAGCAAACCTGGGGACTCTGAAGGAGCTGGCTGTGAACTCCATCAG ATACAGCTCGATGTCAACTGCTCTGAAGGATGCAGCTCTCGTCTCGTGGCGGAAAAAATGGGACGCTTTCATCTCTAAAAACTCATGA
- the LOC133424345 gene encoding bcl-2-like protein 13, producing MDLGGGVGERERGRETAAQLVHHIIAVPAPACSPACLLICGFVSECKSHFDLLLIRQLIQLQPERTEQPAFILEGKASVEPSRGDGGGAEARSLSPTSLPVSQAESSGRWQSESLLAESWSTMGDADPEDTKSLDSSDGAAPAGEENHSSNSDMVHLEREEAEMLEEAEEKRKRKEEEEEDDEELQASVLSVLGGEKELVELKEEDQDLQAPQTEELLVSAEEPHVERKPAEFRQVVPPMALPPLPIVKLDPPSTTSTPVPSTMPSEAEELYSTQGLHPPSVLAPMPAGPPEESLQEPKSSQFPRSDEEEHSVKEAPPLKAEPSAPKTKPMSPTELLFGGAALVAVVGVVAYGAVVYCKK from the exons ATGGATTTGGGAGGTGGAGTGggtgagagggagagagggagggagactgCTGCACAGCTTGTCCACCATATTATTGCCGTGCCAGCGCCAGCATGCTCGCCTGCCTGTCTGCTGATTTGTGGTTTCGTCTCTGAATGCAAGTCACACTTTGATCTGCTCCTCATCCGGCAACTCATCCAGCTCCAACCAGAGAGGACAGAG CAGCCAGCCTTCATTCTGGAGGGGAAGGCCTCAGTCGAACCCAGCAGGGGGGATGGGGGAGGCGCGGAGGCCAGATCCCTCAGCCCCACCTCGCTGCCCGTGAGCCAGGCCGAGAGCTCGGGACGCTGGCAGAGCGAGAGCCTGCTGGCGGAATCCTGGTCCACCATGGGGGACGCCGACCCCGAGGACACCAAGAGCCTGGACAGCAGCGACGGGGCGGCTCCGGCCGGGGAAGAGAACCACTCCTCCAACTCCGACATGGTCCACCTGGAGCGAGAGGAGGCGGAGATGCTGGAGGAGGcggaggagaagaggaagagaaaagaggaggaggaggaggacgacgaGGAGCTGCAGGCGAGCGTGCTGAGTGTGCTGGGCGGGGAGAAGGAGCTGGTGGAGCTCAAAGAGGAGGATCAGGACCTCCAGGCTCCACAAACTGAGGAGCTCCTGGTGTCGGCGGAGGAACCTCACGTGGAGAGGAAGCCTGCAGAGTTCAGGCAGGTGGTTCCCCCGATGGCACTGCCTCCTCTGCCTATCGTGAAGCTGGACCCCCCCTCCACCACGTCCACCCCGGTCCCGTCAACCATGCCCTCTGAAGCAGAGGAGCTTTATTCCACTCAGGGCCTCCACCCTCCGTCCGTCCTGGCACCCATGCCTGCAGGTCCTCCCGAAGAGAGTCTCCAGGAACCAAAATCCTCACAGTTTCCCCGCTCGGACGAGGAGGAACATTCAGTCAAGGAGGCGCCGCCACTGAAAGCGGAGCCCAGTGCTCCTAAGACCAAACCCATGAGCCCCACTGAGCTGCTGTTTGGAGGCGCTGCGTTAGTAGCTGTCGTGGGAGTCGTGGCCTACGGTGCGGTGGTCTACTGCAAAAAGTAG
- the LOC133424538 gene encoding probable polypeptide N-acetylgalactosaminyltransferase 8 isoform X2 — MRHSWFKGSLVLVVAVSALLYLGSIKREVHIHSQRLQRAHHNESIRGQGMLKRMDKIEDNINRLLNLMEMNDKRGKEAEMKKEKKVVKKLVKKLYPNSYLFIKWGDHLSEEEQKEAEMLFQRYGYNAFLSDRLPLNRDIPDTRPARCAEKNYPDDLPSLSVVLIFLNEALSIIQRAVRSIIDKTPARLLQEIILVDDHSTNADLRDKLDEYIHSINQERPGLVKKLRHSEQLGLTQARLSGWRTAVGDVVAILDAHIEVHVQWAEPLLARIKEDRTVILTPVFDKVGFDDLKITPYDPSAHGFDWAMWCMYVSFKPEWYALKDNSQPGKSPSVMGILVADRKFFGEIGSLDGGMKIYGGENVELGIRVWLCGGSIEVIPCSKVAHIERIHKPYLPDMHAMMKRNGLRVAEVWLDEYKYHVNVAWNLPIQNHGIDIGDVTERKKLKERLKCKPFRWYLDNVYPLLQPTTDLFGYGALINDRAPGKCVDQGPTPGDTPILYGCHFHSSQYCSYHTDGQLHIGAFKSHKQLTDRCVVDPGSGLLPGLYNCKPAQKTRHMLWDFKQGGAIRNRDTERCLEVTRGQDGSFRLVVQQCTSQVWKIQHVFGGDGPQKRRL, encoded by the exons ATGAGGCATAGCTGGTTCAAAGGATCTCTGGTGCTCGTCGTGGCGGTTTCGGCCTTGCTGTACCTCGGCTCCATCAAGAGAGAAGTCCACATCCACTCGCAGAGACTCCAGAGGGCCCATCACAATGAATCCATCAGGGGTCAGGGGATGCTGAAGCGGATGGACAAGATAGAGGACAACATCAACAGGCTGC TAAATCTGATGGAAATGAATGACAAGAGGGGAAAGGAGGCTGAgatgaagaaggagaagaaggtggTGAAGAAGTTGGTGAAGAAGCTGTACCCAAACTCTTATCTGTTCATCAAGTGGGGCGATCATCTGTCTGAAGAGGAGCAAAAAGAAGCCGAGATGTTGTTTCAGAGATACGGATACAACGCTTTCCTCAGCGACCGGCTGCCTCTCAACCGAGACATCCCTGACACGCGGCCCGCCAG ATGTGCAGAGAAAAACTATCCAGATGACTTGCCGTCGCTCAGCGTTGTCTTGATCTTCCTGAACGAAGCTCTTTCGATCATCCAGAGGGCCGTCCGCAGCATCATCGACAAGACTCCTGCTCGGCTGCTGCAGGAAATCATCCTGGTGGACGATCACAGCACCAACG CGGATCTAAGGGATAAACTGGACGAATACATCCACTCCATCAACCAAGAGCGTCCTGGTCTGGTGAAAAAACTGCGGCACTCCGAGCAGCTGGGCCTCACCCAGGCCAGACTGTCAGGGTGGAGGACTGCTGTCGGGGACGTTGTGGCCATCCTGGATGCTCACATAGAAGTCCACGTGCAATG GGCAGAGCCCCTGCTGGCTCGCATCAAGGAGGACCGCACCGTGATCCTGACACCAGTTTTTGACAAGGTCGGCTTTGATGACTTGAAAATCACTCCGTACGACCCTTCTGCTCATGGCTTTGACTGGGCTATGTGGTGCATGTACGTGAGCTTCAAACCCGAGTGGTACGCCTTGAAGGACAACTCTCAGCCTGGCAA GTCTCCCTCCGTCATGGGGATACTTGTTGCTGATCGTAAGTTCTTTGGGGAGATCGGAAGCCTCGATGGCGGGATGAAAATATACGGTGGCGAAAATGTGGAGCTCGGCATCCGG GTGTGGCTGTGTGGAGGCAGCATAGAAGTGATTCCTTGTTCCAAAGTTGCCCACATTGAGCGAATACATAAGCCTTACCTCCCAGACATGCATGCCATGATGAAGCGTAATGGCCTGAGGGTGGCAGAGGTCTGGCTGGATGAATACAAGTACCACGTCAACGTTGCCTGGAACCTTCCCATACAA AATCATGGGATTGACATCGGAGATGTGACGGAGAGAAAGAAGCTCAAGGAGAGGCTGAAGTGCAAGCCCTTTCGGTGGTACCTGGATAATGTTTACCCTTTGCTGCAACCCACGACGGACCTGTTTGGTTACGGAGCT CTGATCAATGACCGGGCTCCGGGTAAGTGTGTGGATCAAGGGCCGACGCCTGGAGACACACCCATCTTATATGGTTGCCACTTCCACAGCTCTCAG TACTGTAGCTACCACACTGATGGACAACTCCACATCGGCGCTTTCAAATCGCACAAACAGTTAACCGACCGCTGCGTGGTGGACCCCGGCTCCGGGCTCCTCCCGGGACTGTACAACTGCAAACCGGCCCAGAAGACACGTCATATGTTATGGGATTTTAAACAG GGCGGTGCTATCAGGAACAGGGACACGGAGAGATGTCTGGAGGTGACACGAGGCCAAGACGGCTCCTTCAGACTCGTCGTTCAGCAGTGCACTTCTCAAGTCTGGAAGATACAGCACGTCTTTGGGGGCGACGGGCCACAGAAACGGCGTCTTTGA